In Corticium candelabrum chromosome 1, ooCorCand1.1, whole genome shotgun sequence, the genomic stretch AATCGTTCACTACTTTTACGGTGCCGTTGATGACCCTCACCATCACCGCGTACGTTTCGATGTAATGTTTCTGTACAGTAGAGGGTTTCAGGACCGGATCGCGTGTCGTCTCCTCGTGGTAGAGATCGTCGACATATACGGTGGTGCGGTACGTGTGCAGAGTGATGTTAGACGAGTTACCTTCTTGTGGAAGATACAACCACACCATGTCTCGACGAACCATCAGTTTGCCTGTCAACGTGTAGTCAAATATGGTAGTGAATGGACCACGCGTTATGTTTACTGGTTTGTTCATCGAATTATAGCTGATGTACGTTCCGTTACCAGAAACTCGATTTCCATTGGCGTCGTACTCAAACTCGTACAATAATGAAGAAGCATTGCTACTTTGTCTGACTTGTTTGACTGCATGTGGATGGTCCGAATGATACTTAAACTCTCCGACATCACTCTTGTAGACCAAATTGCTGTTGTCGTCGTATCGAAATTCTTGCGAAAACGGTGCGTCGGAGCCTAGTACTGTTGCTCTAGTAATTCTGTTCAGCTTATCGTATTCAAAACTCTCCTGCAAACCCTTCGTACTGTCTTCCCGTTTAATGACGTTCTCCGCGTCGTTTAGTGTATATCTCACATCCTGCACGGTCAGTCCATTCCCGTAAGTACGCATAGAAAGTAGACTGTGAGACAGCGCATCGTAACCATACTCCGTCAATAAACCATTTCCTCTTTGCTCTTTAGTTACTTGACCATTCGAATTGAATTCAAGTGCTTGCCACTGAACTCTTCCCATCATGTCGACTATTTTTGTGACGCGATTGTTATCATCATAAATCAGCGTGACAAAAAAACCGGTTGGATAGACAATACGAGTCAGTCTATCAGTAGGATCATATTCGTATTTGAACGTTGAATTGTACCAACATCTATTCGCAGATTCAGTTGGAGAATCTATTCCCAGCAATCGGAAGGTTTTGTCACCTTGAATAAGCAATCCCCTTGAATCATACGTGTAGTCAAATCGATATTGGAAAGAACTGTCGATGGAGTATTCTGCCACAACGTTGTCGGGGAATTGTTTGCTATATTCGTAGTAGTGACTGCCTTCCACGCTATGGGCTGCCACAGCCCTGCTGCGTTCATCCCATTCGAAAGTCACGTTGTTTCTATTCGAATCCGTTTGCCAAACTAGACGTCCCCTGCTGTCGTGCCCGTAACGATACAGTCCCTTGTCGGGGTGAAGAAGAGATCGCTTGTGTCCACCTTCGTCGTAGGAGACACGAAGAAGCCAGCCGACTTTGTCATTGTTGATGTTGCCTTGAACACCCAAGAGATTACCGTCAGGATCGTACCAATAACGAAGTTGATCTTGCATCTCACCGACTACCTCTACCACTAAATCTGCAGCGTTTGTTAcatgtttctgctttcttccGAGAGGATCTATAAACGTTATGTTAGAGCCAGAATGTTGGATGTTGAGCTTCCGGCTAGGAAAAAGAGAGTTCGTCACACTGACAACTCGTCCATATTCATCTTTCCCATAGTTCAGTGTTATCACAGATTCTGCTGCTGTGTGTGGAAACGATGTGGCCGAGGTTTTACCAAACTTGTCATATTCTGTAGATTCTGTAACGGTCACGCTCTCGTTTTCCAAGATTTTGCTTGCACCGACGCGTCTGCCTTGGCGATCAAAATACTGATAAGATGGTGGACCAACAACAGGTTGAATGACTTTGACATAAATAGCATTAGGAAATCCAGCACACGAAATCGTATTTACCAATGGCTTGCCGTTGTACTGTGACGCCGGCTGGCCATCACAGTATATCAGAGACGTATTGACCCCTTGGCCTTGAGATGAGATGACCTGAGACTCTCTCATAAGAGGGTCATAACGATGAATAATAATATCACCACTGTCCGTTGCCTCTCTTAAAACTTGACCTGCTGCTCCATGAGCCCAGTACTGACAGAAACCAATGATGTCGCAAGATTTGACTTGAAATCGTCCACTTGTCTCATACTGCATATTGACTGCCTGAGGCTTGCTTTCTCCAAATGCCCGGGATTCGACTCGAATGACATTACCTCGTGAGTCACGAGTCGACTTGGTTACGACTTCATACGAAGTGTCGGCAAACACTGTTTCTGACGTGATAATGCCTTTCTCGTCGTCAAATGTCCGCTTTGCTTTGTTTCGATTGACGATCCACTGACGTCCAGATGGATCGGTTCTCAGCTGTCCTTCTCTTGGATCAAACAGCAGGTCGATCGGAGCATTGTTCCATGCCACTGAAGACTCTTGTGAGACCTCTTCTGGCAAGCCAATAAGCCATCTCGTTTCATCATTACGATAGTTAGATGTAGTTATTTTTTGGTAGATACCGTACGGGTCTGTAGCAGTATAGTTTGTATTGATAGGATTTCCATAAACATCGAAGACGGCCTCACTCACTTCTGACCTCACTAGTTGGCCGATTTCCGAGTTGCTCGTTTGCGACTGTTTCACAATCGTGTATGCAAGGATAGCGTCGGTCGTTCCCGGCAGTGGTTGGATGTCGACCACGCTCCACGTGTTGTTCTGGTCTGCAAGCAAAACGCCACTTCGAGAAAAAGTGCGCAATCGCTCAGGCAACCCTTTACGTCTCTGCACAAACTCTTGACTAAAATCTGTTATCTGACTCATTCCCGTGACCGAGTGCGTGCTAGTGATTTGAGCAAATCCCAAGCTGCCGTAACCTCGCGTGTGCTCAGCGTAACCGGCATAAAAGTGTGTAACAGACGACGTGCCACCCAAACCGTCGTCGTGATCGATAGATCGGAGTAAGTAACGTGGCGTTACAGTCGTGCTGATGGACGGACCCGAAGCGGCGGAAACGCCATGAACTGCAGTTTTAGAGTAAACAGACGAACTAGTCATGGGTTCGTACTGCAGCGACGTCCACGATCCGAAGCCGTTTTCCAGTCTCTTCAATCTATCGAGAGGAGAGGCTCCTTGACTCGGCACCACGTACAATTTGCTAAAGAAAGCACCGTTCTGACAATCATAAAAGTGAACATGATACGCTCCAATGTCGACACGACCATCTCCGGTGACATCGGCAACAAACGGTTCGTTTACGTCGGTGCTAGCAGAAGAGCCAATACCTCCAGGAAGCCCAATCTCGCCAAGAGCACTAAACGCGATCTCTCCCGGTAACGAATATGCAACGTAAACGGAGAAACCACTCTGTTGCTTGCCGGGCGTGCGGATTGCTACTAAATCTCCCCTCGTGTCACCGTTCATGTCAAGAATGAGCTGTTGTGCTATCTCCGATCCCCAACCGAAAGAAAACGTCGATATAATTATTGGTATAGCAGAAGTAAACTTGCCATCACTTGTACATCTGGACACCCACGCAGACCATCCCCTATTGTCGATGTTAGACACGACGAGATCCAAAGTTCCTCCCCCTAGGTCGGCGATTTGAATAGAGTGATTGCCTTCTGAGCCAACTCCTTCACGGTAGAGAATTTGTTGTACTAATGGTCCATACAAACCGTTTCTCTGAGATGTGGACACAAAAGTCATAATACCACGAGAACCTGCATAGACGCCTACAAGATCGGGTGACCCATCGCCGGTCACGTCTTGAACAAGCAATGGTATTCCTTGATCAGAACCGATTAGAGAACTAAGATGCGAAATTTTGTTTGTACCGCTTTGAAACAGACCATTCCCATCTCCCATTGCAGTCATGACTTTCCATCCGTTGCTGTCTCCACACATGATCAGTAAGTCTAGTTTAAAATCGAGGTTTACGTCTTGTTGAACGGAACTGCATTTTGATGCCGGATACGAGCCCAGAAAATTGGTCGTTTGGTCCACATGGCTGTATTGAACTGTATCATAACGGCCTCCCCCTAAACCCTTAGCAGTCACCGTTACTATGTATATCTGACTTCCGACCAGTAAAGGACGAACCCGAGCCTGTGAGTCGACGACCAAAACGGCCGTTACATCAGGAATGCCATCTCCAGAAAAGTCGTCCATAAACACAGAAATAGTTGCATGCTTTTCATCTACAACTAAGGACATGAAAGAGTAAAACTGGAAATACTCCGCTGCGGATGTCGCAATAAGAGTTTCTTGTATAGCAGACTGAAAAGAGCCATCTCCATTGCTTAGGTATGTCTGCATATGGAAGCCCATTGAATTCCATGTCGTCACTACGACGTCCGCTTTGCTGTCTCTATTTACATCTGCAGTCATTTTCTTCGTCAACGCAGGGTAGTATACCTTTACATTACCGTCATCGCAATTAGCATAATAGTACCAATCCGAAGGAACCGACATAGACGTCGTCTTCATAGTACTTGTTTGAAGCGGAAGAGTTTGTAAACCGCTGTCATATGAAAACTTCATAGAAGGCTGGCAAACAGTATTGCACCCATCACACAATTGAAAACGCGTGAGAAGACTACGTCCACTGACAGGAGATTGTTCATAACTAAAATGATATTCGAAAATTGGTATTAGGTCGTGAGACGAGTTGCTTCCAAACGACATTCTGTTTTTAGACGGAGACGGAAATTCGTCCGTTTCTTGCGGCAGAGTTGAGTAGGTTCTTATTGATGACAACAGTTTAGTAGTACGGACAGGTATGCCACTCACATATCCTTCGGTTTTATCTGGTCTGGGCAAGTAGGTAAACTCTACTTTAGCATGTCCTTCGGCGTAAGTGATAGCAGTACGGTACCAGTCAGCCGATCCGTCAGTAGATTGTTGGTATTCAATATTGATTGGATTGTCAAATGGATCAATTACTGAGCTAGCTTCCCAAACAAGTACGGCTGCATTTCCTTCCTTAACTCTAGAGTCAGTCGTTCCGCCAAATACACGTTCTATACCGTTGGGAAGGTGTGCGGTCCAGTAGGTTGGACCGAGACCATTCCGCGGACCGTAGGCTTTGTATAAAATCGTGCTGTCACGCGCTGTTTTATAAATTTCTCCTTGATAGTTTAGAGGATCGGGTGTCTGACCTCGAATTAATACAAGCTGATCTGAACCAGAACAGAAAGCATCTTTGTCCGTTAACGTAATTCCTTGAGAGTATCCGTTCTGTTCCATTGTTTTTGGACAACGCGATATGCTTGGTAAGAAAGCTATTCCCCATCCCTTACCCAACACGCTATTGCCGGCATTTGCGCTGTATTTGAGAGACATGTCAGGATCGTGACCGCCCGTACCACGCGGGGTACTCAAGGGAATGGTAACTTCAACATCACCACCAGATCCGCTTGCTTTTACATCTGTCTGAACGATTCCCACAACAGGAACTCGAGCAGGCTCATACTTGTCACAATACGGCACGCTATTCTGTTGCAGAATTCGAAGCGGTTGTTCGGCTTGAAAACGAAACAATCTCACCTGATCATCAATTGTAGTTGTTGGTGCAACAGTAGAGACTGTTACGTTTTCAAAAGGTTGGATTTCATCTCTGAACGTGCACACGAATGCTTCTGTCATTGGAGCAGCCTCGCTTACTTTCTTAGACTTCGGATGCCGAGCCTCCTCGTGTGAAAGGAAGTATTCGGTGACCGGTACTGCTATCGCTGCGACAATCCCGGCAGCCAACAGTATAATAAAAAACGCGATAACTACGCGCTTTCTCACCCTCTTCCTATGCTTGCTGTCGCTCTTTGAAAGCATTTCGACTGACTTTCCGGTCGAGCCGTAAGCAGTGCGAGTGCCCCCGTCGTCGTCGTTAACCAGCAAGCTGCCAGAGTCATCTCCCAAGCTCGTTTCTGCAATCGTTTCCTCGGCCATGAATCACGAACTATAAGAGCGACCACATCAATTAATAAGGattatcttaattaaacttaaaaACTATACAAGCGATATTGGCTAGGACAATTAATAAAAACGTACTACCGTGCCACACTGCATGAAGAAAATACTTTATGTTTGTTAAACCTAAACGGAGTAATCATAACTAACAGTAATAAACACGAAAGCTACAAAAGGAACTTTGAAAAGACGTAAAATCTCAGCATCCGTATATGCCGGTACTACGCGCAACTGCTGTAAATCCTAGCACGATCAGCTTAGTGCATGGTCGTCTTAAGATACCACTTTTGTATCTAGATGGTTTAGGACATAACTTTCCATGTAACTGTGTCTACGTTAGATTGCTGTACATTCCCTATACATAAGCAATCTATTCAAAGCAATTCTGAAGTACTGTTTGACAAGAACAAGTGTTTATCTTGCAAATTAGAATCAGCTTCATCATTTCATTCATCAATGTTAATCATTGTTAGCATCACTGTTTGCATGGTACAACCCGTCTAGTTTGAAGACGAATCTTTAGAAGTAGTGCACTACATGGCAACCTTTAACTCCCTTTCAGCTAAGTCTGGTCTAGACCAAGAACAGCGGGCCTGCAAACGGTGCAGTGGTAATACAATTCCACTATACTAGAATTGTTTCAACGTTTCAATATCTCTACCAACATTTAATTCGGAGTTGAGCTAGAGTAACACGGTCATGCAAAACCGTAAAGAAAGCTCTGCGGTCCTCGGACTCCAGTGTAGGCGCCCTCATCACGTGCCGAATTCAAGCTTCTCCCAAATACATAAATCTTCAATCAAACGAGCTTTCGGTAATCACCCTTAAAGACACTTCCACATCCTTTCAGTGAGCATTTCTGAATATTTTGACGTGTTTTCGATTAGAACACGTGACAGGACGTCTACTGGTAAGCATCCTTCTATCACTGAAGCATGATTCCTCGTCTAGATTCTAAGAAGCAGTGGCGATGCATGGAAAAGGGCTGGACGACCTTCTAGGGAACTATAGCTAACGCATCGATCTCTTTGGATTTGTGGTTCCTGCAGATTCCAGAGCCGCAAGCTAGAACATATGGCCTCACTTACACGAAATTAGAAATAATGTATTTTGTCTGGATGACGTTCAACAGCCGACTGACTGCCCAGACAAAGACCGGCAAAACCTGTCGTCTCTTCTAGAGTAAAATAATttcagaagtacttatcaaaaccaatgctaaatggtatagtctaacagcgtaggatcgttttacctagatcaacatatcatttttaaatgccatgagatctcccGAACGAAGAAGAAACGTCTCTTTACGGTGATATCTTGATGGACGGCATGAAaggacgactctttgattcttcgggcTAGTCTACCCGCTCGACTAGtacacttagcataaccagttattgctaaaccaatcagaatttacaaccgatgttccggttctaagacgctgattggcctagaaggctatttctgaaatcattttagtgtGCCAGCGAGCAGCGTgctctctctggtctggacGTTCGAGGCTAATGCATATCCTGACAGTGCCAACGAAAGTCGAAAAGGGAAAGATACTGGCTGTGCGAGACTATAGTGCAACGTCCTAGAGCACTCTGTATCCGCCCCTGTAGTTGAAGTTAAATCTCTGTAGATAGCACGATACGTAGACTACGTACGAGGCTGAAAGCATGCAGTACCACAGTATAGGTAGTAGCTAACAGATAATACACAAACTCGTGCATATGCTTCGCGCACACAACTGAGAGAACAGCACCGATACTACAACACCGATACCAGAAAAAAACCTCCACAGCTAGAGTCACGACCGTGTAAAGAAAGCGAACTCTCTAGAATGACACCAACACTAAATAATTGCATTCTAGACTTGGCCGGTAATCCGTATCGACTGCATAAGTCACAGAATGCCCATGCTTTGCACCCGGAATTGTGAAATACCAAATATGGATCGAGTATTGAAATTGAAATGGGCGTGTACGTAGAGAAGAATGTAATTACGTTGATCCAAAACTGTATCACCAAACTTCCCCTAACGCGACAGTTCTGCAAAATAAGTTCAACAATATACCTGTGCATGGTAGTGCTCAACTTTAGCTCTATTTCCAAATATATAGGGACATGCGTAGgtttaaggcctgtccacactagaccagaatggatcgcgatagcgagcgtccacactgcactttgaaaacgatacctccgcctcatttcgctatcacgtgactgatgaccgatgtgtatgtgtggtttctttgcttgtagaaagcgttgatacagcgacggaaggtgagcgagaacaaagacgagtgaggagtgctagatgttccgactacacgcgtagcgtacgtgaaggtaacgcccactatttctaattggattcaaccgattgcgatcgaatccacctcgcgatgtggatcggacggatcgcgatcgagttgcaagtgtggacaggcctttactGTAGATCGTGTCCGCGGCCACACATTGCAAATGACGGTTTGCTACTTGAAATCCATCGTTTCTCTATAGCTAGTGCAGTCGTCTAGTGTGCATGCATCGACTATGAAACTGCAGAACCCCCGCCACTGCGCAATATTGCGCAATTTCTTTCACGCAATGCGGCATGCATGGTCCCTAGCTAGCCGGTAGTCTGCTAAACTGGATTCTAGATTTTACCCTAGACCAACCATGACTAGAACTGCAAACCAAATAGGCAAGAAACCGAGGTGCTTGATAACTTACAGACGGAGAGCGGCGCCGTCGACAACTGGCGACTAGCTCGCGCCTCTTTCCACGGCGTGCAAAAAAAACAACGGTCTAAGAATTGAAGGTGCAGTACTTACGTTTATAGGAACCACAGGTAGTCGAGCGAAAGACGAGCCGAAGCCTCTTGACGTAGCGCTACTGCCACATCCACGTGACTTCCAGGATCTGATTCTGATGTAAGATTCCAAAAATAGAAGAAGGTCTCGTGACTATCCACAATAAATAGAAAAGTGTAAGCAACTGTCAAAAATACCAATTTGGCAACTTGCAGTTTCTAAAGGTTTTAAAGAGGTGACTCATTACtcaatgattaattaattcagaAAAGTGCACCAGGAACACTGCTTTGACTCTAGTGCAAGGTGAACAATCAAATAAAACTGAAATAAATTGTCCAGTCATAATTCATTAATATAGTTAATATATTTGCGGCAACCATACTGATTCTAGTTAATAATGAGTATATACAAGTAACAAATCAATTAGCTTTCATTGTTCCCACCACTCGTACTCGACAACTACTTGCAGCATTTGCTCTTTGAGTGACTGCTTGTACTATTAATACGACTGTCTCTCTTTGACACTCCTGAACAGcacattcaatttctaaaATACATTGTAAAATTAATAGTGATAAGACGTACGAATGGGATCGTCATCAACAACACCACAATCGACTGTGTCTATTGCTTCTTGCTCTCGTAGTACAGCCTTCTCAAACGCAAGAGCTGCTACTCTATTAAAGAATGACTCTACATTCTCTCCTAACAATAAAGCAAACGTGTGCCAGCTAAATTAAGGTATACAAACATGTCCAGTACAACACCTGTTAGTGACGACGTTGTCCAGTATTCTGCACCTAATACGTTTGCTAGAGCAATGGCTGCTTGCTCCTTTCTCTCGTAACGACTTTGAGACTAACAACAAATATGTTACTGAGTAAGACAAATCCGTGTAGATACAAACAATCATTTACACAAAGATCTTTCTTGGTACCAACCAAGTAGATGTCACAGTCATTGTCGTGATTGTCTCGAAGGGCATCTTGTAACCAAGTACTGCACGATACACAAAACGTTGTAACAGTTACTGTACAATTTACAAGAGCAAAATTGTGTACCTAGCATTGTTCAATGTCACGGGGTCCGTAAGATCAACTGCTATGACAATAACTGCAGCAcaacatacatgaacaacatGAACGAGTGtattacatatatacataacCGATATTTAGTCATGTAATGTACAATATCTACTTACGCATTTCCCATACAATTCATAACTGCAATTCTATAGCCAGCAATAACAACACTTTGATTTCAATACACATTAACATGAAATACACAATAAGTTGAAGGCAATAAAAGTCAAACGTTTAGTGTTTTGCTAGGTAGCTTTGgtcaagaaacagacaaattctACACTGTATGTGTCTGCAGTTTGCATCAATTCAGTTCACGCTGCATTATTATAGTACTTGtatgatatacaaacaaagtAGATAGTCTAGTTATATACTAATCGCTCAGCTAGCAGACATTAGACACCacactgataaacaaacacagaaaactaAGTTTTGATTGAGGACCACACAATTACCGATGATGATCGACAGCACCAAACAACAACTGAACTGAATGTAGCACACTATATGAGATTTCAAGTGCTTTACTTGACTTGTTAGAAGTTAAGAAAGCACATGTCTCCCGTGCTCTCCACTCCTAGGCTATAGAAACTCAAGTCAGACTGTAATTGACTCATATTTACCGTATTAAAGCCAGATGCCCCTTCCTGTGTCTATTGCCTATCTAGCAGTTGATCCTTGACATTTCCaaccatttcaattttcaaatttcaaaattttaattttcaaatttcaatttcctttttcattttcaattttgtccaagatttcaattttttgctaaaaattgaattcGTTCagcaaatttctattttatatatttcatATTTCAATTTTCACGCCTGTCAAGCTGTGTaggaacaaacaaataatataCTCCCTTTTGTCTTTAACTTTAGGATAGCTTTAAACTGTTCACCTCTAGCTCCTTTAAAGTAAGCAGCAGCAATGCTCTTAAACCGTTCTTGACCAGCTGTGTCccatctggcaacaataactCAATACCAATAGAAAGGATCAGCGTTGATCAATCCACCTACAGCTGGAGAATGAATGATCGATTGAAGAAAACGTATTGCTCTGACTCAAAGTCGACACCAATAGTAGCCTTGTAGTCTTTCTCAAATACATTACGGCAATACCTAAACAGAACAATTTGTAATTTTACACAAATCATGTGGAACTCCTATGCTCATGCCAGCCATCAAAAATAGTCTGTATAACCCCACCCCCTTTACATTGTAGCAAATAAAGACCCTGTGTCATAGAATACAATGAAAGCTCTCAGAACTTTTGATCCTGCAGAGTGTTGCCAGATTTTTGACTTTAATAGTGTCAACTCTCTCCAGGGAAACAAATGACTCTTAGGGCAACAGCTCTGGTGGAGGTTTACCCCCTACAGTAAGAAGTAAGATTAAGACATTCTGCACGGCAGGAGATCTACCCTTTTGACAATGTCCAGGAATGGCCAAATGCACATGCGGCCACTGACCTGTTGGGTGCATGTGGTTGCTCTTTAGTTGAGTATGAtcagtctctgtctgtgcTGTCTGGAGCCTCCCGAGTCAACGCATGTCATACACATGCCTTAGCTTCGATGTGAGTGTAAAAGACTGCCAATTGATTGaactttgattaattaaatttgattaaaTTTTTAGCTCATCTTTTGATTAGCTTGCAGTTAGGTAATATAGTCTGTTCAACTGCAGAAACATCAGGTCAATTTATTtaactgatatatatatatatatacatatatatatatatatatatatatatatatatatatatatatatatatatatatatattataggtCTCTATATATAAGGCCTCTATtcgttgcatgtctgtttcacatcacCCGCCCCACATCCGAATGACAGGGCCGCACTGATTTCACCATTACGCCATTATTCATGTAATGCGCATGTGTAATACGACCAGAGCACATGGCATAGGCCTGGCATATTCCATGTCTCCTTTCTTTTAATTTGCGCAATGTCTGTTGTTCTTATCTACAGGGTTTACTGTAAATCTTCAAGAAAGAACTTGAGGACAAGAACCAAAAACAGATCGCTCAATAGTTGTTAAAGTCTCTCTAGCTGTCATTTGCATGATGATCCGTGGatgctgatctgttgtgttatatattatttatagtGCCTGCCGACTTCCGGTGTCACGTGTACATAATGGCTGTCCGCCCGCCCGTGTCAGTTTGAGAGAGCCTGGGTGATgcgaaacagacatgcaataaATAGGGGCCTAAGGTTTCGGATAGTAGAGTCTGTGCGGCCCCTGGCTGGAGCCTTGACTACCCTGAGGTCAAACCTGCTCATACCCATCCGGGCTTTACTGACATTTGCAAGGACCACATGTCATTGGTACTGTACGCTTCTATGTCATCGGTACACTTCCATGTCTTGTGCAACTCACCTATTGATAAGAGCAGTCTTACCAACAGCTACGTCACCAACGATTAACgccttgcaaacaacactgAAACAGACGAGGGTCACGCAGTACAACATTAGTCAGTCTTCAGATGTCATATCTTGCCTCCCGCTACTTGCATCGGAACAAATGTCGACCACACGAGGCTGGAAATCGACTTGATCAGGTCTGATCGCTACGTCAGGCCTGAAAGGCTGAAGAGAACACCGTTTAGTACATGATCTATCCTCAGAGAACCTTGCTGCCTTACCTGGGGAAACGAATCAATAACACGACCTATTTCCATCCATgcgtatacacacacatagaaATTCAAACCTGTCTGAACACACACGTGAGCAGACACGTGACCAATTTTCGCGCTCTGTGCATGGAGGACGTCTCTGATGGAGAGACAGACCGTGGAGAAGATCTAGAATACCGACAGAGACTTAAAGCCGCAGTGCATTACACGGTAGGCAAAATATGCGAGGAGGTCACCCTATCGGGGTTCGCTGCGTCGGGCACAAAGTTCAGTCGCCAGTACATCGCCATGCTGTCGGAGACGACATTCAAGCAGTGCGAGACTTTGGCAACCGATCTTGAGAGCTTTGCGAAGCACGCTAGAAGGAGCACGGTGAATTCTGAAGACGTGAAACTGAGCGCCAGAAGAAACGAGTCGCTGAGGCAACACATCGAGTCGATGGCCGACGAACGGGCGAGGGCACATGAAAGCGAGAGAGCCGCCAGGAGAGGAAAAAAGCAGcagaagaagacagacagcgaAGAGAGATGAAAATTCTGatttttttgtttcttctgCGAACAATGGTAGATAGGATGTCTTGTACATGTAATATATAAGGATGGCTTTGGAATTATTGTACAGTATCGATATACCTATAACCCTGTGTAGGATCCGACTGCAGACATAAAGATACTGAGTAGGATATTTGCAGTGTACACTGCAACTACAGTTGGCGCAGACGGGTGGTCTCCGAGGCTGTCCCGCCAAATTAGTGATGGAACGCGTGAACCTTCCCTGGTGAGACAGTTGTCGTGCTCGTTTGATGTCATACGTTACTGTGTCTCTTGATTACGCGCAGGGTGGAGAAGTACCGACCTCGAGAGCTTTCTGACTTGATATCTCATCAGGACATTCTCGCCACACGTCAGACGCTCAGTTCGTTCTCTTTGGCTTTGTGTCGACTttctttctcttgtttcaGTCGGCCGTTTTATTTCCGAGTCGCGTCTTCCTCATCTCTTGCTGTATGGACCGCCGGGGACGGGTAAGACGTCGACTATTTTGGCGTGTGCGAGGAGGATGTACAGTGAGAAAGAGTTCAACTCGATGGTGCTGGAGGTCTGTTtgacacgcgcacacacacacacacacacacacacacacacacacacacacaccacacgcacg encodes the following:
- the LOC134193123 gene encoding ras-related protein Rab-34-like; this encodes MEIGRVIDSFPQPFRPDVAIRPDQVDFQPRVVDICSDASSGSVVCKALIVGDVAVGKTALINRYCRNVFEKDYKATIGVDFESEQYVFFNRSFILQLWDTAGQERFKSIAAAYFKGARVIVIAVDLTDPVTLNNASTWLQDALRDNHDNDCDIYLVGTKKDLCSQSRYERKEQAAIALANVLGAEYWTTSSLTGENVESFFNRVAALAFEKAVLREQEAIDTVDCGVVDDDPIRVSKRDSRINSTSSHSKSKCCK
- the LOC134193130 gene encoding centromere protein S-like; protein product: MEDVSDGETDRGEDLEYRQRLKAAVHYTVGKICEEVTLSGFAASGTKFSRQYIAMLSETTFKQCETLATDLESFAKHARRSTVNSEDVKLSARRNESLRQHIESMADERARAHESERAARRGKKQQKKTDSEER